A region from the Malus domestica chromosome 07, GDT2T_hap1 genome encodes:
- the LOC103438866 gene encoding protein BTR1 isoform X1: MESTESSYMSSPEAPRRRSSPPPPPPKSPGSDSAEKPTYVRFLVSNAAAGSVIGKGGATITDFQSQSGARIQLSRNHEFFPGTTDRIIMISGTINEIVKAVDLVLAKLLSELHSEETEEVEPRTKLRLVVPNSSCGGIIGKGGSTIKSFIEESQAGIKISPQDNNYFGLNDRLVTVTGSLDEQMRAVDLIVSKLSEDSHYAQSMNAPFSYPAAYNAMSYGPPNGTGGKFQNAKEDWSNSVTIGVADEHIGLVLGRGGRTIMEISQGSGAKIKISDRGDFMSGTTDRKVTITGSQRAIRAAESMIMQKVSYASERAMD; this comes from the exons ATGGAGTCCACTGAGTCCTCCTACATGTCGTCACCGGAGGCCCCACGGAGGCGCTcatcgccgccgccgccgccgcccaAATCACCGGGTTCGG ATTCTGCGGAGAAGCCTACATATGTTAGGTTTCTGGTGTCAAATGCTGCAGCTGGTTCTGTTATTGGAAAGGGTGGTGCAACAATCACTGATTTTCAATCGCAATCTGGAGCAAGAATTCAGTTGTCGCGCAATCATGAGTTTTTCCCCGGAACAACTGATAGGATTATTATGATTTCTGGAACAATTAATGAAATAGTCAAGGCTGTGGACCTTGTTCTTGCTAAGTTACTGAGTGAG CTTCATTCTGAAGAAACTGAAGAAGTGGAACCAAGAACAAAGCTGAGATTAGTTGTTCCAAATAGTTCTTGTGGTGGCATAATTGGGAAAGGAGGGTCTACCATAAA GTCATTTATTGAAGAATCACAAGCTGGAATTAAAATATCACCACAGGACAATAATTATTTTGGGTTGAATGATCGGCTGGTGACGGTAACAGGAAGTCTGGATGAACAGATGCGAGCAGTTGATTTAATTGTTTCTAAGTTATCTGAAGACTCGCATTATGCTCAGTCTATGAATGCCCCATTTTCATATCCAG CAGCATACAATGCAATGAGCTATGGACCACCAAATGGGACTGGAGGAAAATTTCAGAATGCTAAG GAGGATTGGAGTAACTCGGTCACAATTGGCGTAGCGGACGAGCATATTGGGTTGGTTCTTGGTCGTGGTGGAAGGACCATAATGGAGATTAGTCAG GGTAGTGGAGCCAAGATAAAGATATCTGATAGGGGTGACTTCATGTCTGGAACTACTGACAG GAAGGTGACAATCACGGGGTCACAGAGGGCAATCCGTGCTGCTGAGTCCATGATAATGCAGAAAGTATCCTATGCATCCGAGAGGGCAATGGATTAA
- the LOC103438865 gene encoding putative glycine-rich cell wall structural protein 1, with the protein MASTRVIGAAFLVLLLVELSFAARPLKANGGGSGGGGGGGGGGGGGSGYGIEGGGGGGGGEGGGGGGGHGGSGSGYGSGSGSGYGSGGGKGRGGGGGGSGGGGGGGGGEGSSTGSGSGYGSGSGSGYGSGGGKGGGGGGGGGGGGGGGGGSGHGGGSGSGYGEGYGSGYGEGGGNDSP; encoded by the coding sequence ATGGCCAGCACTAGGGTCATTGGTGCTGCATTCTTGGTTTTGCTACTTGTGGAGCTCTCCTTTGCTGCTAGACCGTTAAAGGCCAATGGGGGTGGTagtggcggcggcggcggcggtggAGGTGGTGGAGGGGGTGGTTCAGGGTATGGTATTGAAGGTGGAGGCGGAGGCGGTGGAGGTGAAGGAGGCGGCGGTGGTGGTGGACACGGTGGTTCTGGGTCTGGATATGGGTCCGGTAGTGGTTCTGGTTATGGGTCTGGTGGTGGGAAAGGaagaggtggaggtggaggaggcagcggtggtggtggtgggggagGAGGTGGTGAAGGCTCGAGTACAGGAAGTGGGTCAGGTTATGGAAGTGGAAGTGGAAGTGGCTATGGTAGCGGAGGTGGCAAGGGCGGTGGTGGTGGGGGCGGcggaggaggtggtggtggcggtggtggtggaAGCGGCCATGGTGGTGGTAGTGGCTCTGGTTACGGGGAGGGTTATGGGTCTGGATATGGTGAAGGAGGTGGGAATGATTCACCATGA
- the LOC103438866 gene encoding protein BTR1 isoform X2: MESTESSYMSSPEAPRRRSSPPPPPPKSPGSDSAEKPTYVRFLVSNAAAGSVIGKGGATITDFQSQSGARIQLSRNHEFFPGTTDRIIMISGTINEIVKAVDLVLAKLLSELHSEETEEVEPRTKLRLVVPNSSCGGIIGKGGSTIKSFIEESQAGIKISPQDNNYFGLNDRLVTVTGSLDEQMRAVDLIVSKLSEDSHYAQSMNAPFSYPAYNAMSYGPPNGTGGKFQNAKEDWSNSVTIGVADEHIGLVLGRGGRTIMEISQGSGAKIKISDRGDFMSGTTDRKVTITGSQRAIRAAESMIMQKVSYASERAMD; encoded by the exons ATGGAGTCCACTGAGTCCTCCTACATGTCGTCACCGGAGGCCCCACGGAGGCGCTcatcgccgccgccgccgccgcccaAATCACCGGGTTCGG ATTCTGCGGAGAAGCCTACATATGTTAGGTTTCTGGTGTCAAATGCTGCAGCTGGTTCTGTTATTGGAAAGGGTGGTGCAACAATCACTGATTTTCAATCGCAATCTGGAGCAAGAATTCAGTTGTCGCGCAATCATGAGTTTTTCCCCGGAACAACTGATAGGATTATTATGATTTCTGGAACAATTAATGAAATAGTCAAGGCTGTGGACCTTGTTCTTGCTAAGTTACTGAGTGAG CTTCATTCTGAAGAAACTGAAGAAGTGGAACCAAGAACAAAGCTGAGATTAGTTGTTCCAAATAGTTCTTGTGGTGGCATAATTGGGAAAGGAGGGTCTACCATAAA GTCATTTATTGAAGAATCACAAGCTGGAATTAAAATATCACCACAGGACAATAATTATTTTGGGTTGAATGATCGGCTGGTGACGGTAACAGGAAGTCTGGATGAACAGATGCGAGCAGTTGATTTAATTGTTTCTAAGTTATCTGAAGACTCGCATTATGCTCAGTCTATGAATGCCCCATTTTCATATCCAG CATACAATGCAATGAGCTATGGACCACCAAATGGGACTGGAGGAAAATTTCAGAATGCTAAG GAGGATTGGAGTAACTCGGTCACAATTGGCGTAGCGGACGAGCATATTGGGTTGGTTCTTGGTCGTGGTGGAAGGACCATAATGGAGATTAGTCAG GGTAGTGGAGCCAAGATAAAGATATCTGATAGGGGTGACTTCATGTCTGGAACTACTGACAG GAAGGTGACAATCACGGGGTCACAGAGGGCAATCCGTGCTGCTGAGTCCATGATAATGCAGAAAGTATCCTATGCATCCGAGAGGGCAATGGATTAA